The following coding sequences lie in one Puniceicoccaceae bacterium genomic window:
- a CDS encoding insulinase family protein, whose translation MMKLPNFLLLILCLLPCWALGVAELPEKHPLDETETERFVLPNGLRVLLVSDPKLDQAAASMSIGVGSMSDPDERAGLAHFLEHMLFLGTEKFPDASEYGNYLRSNGGYSNAYTAGDHTNYHFEVYPFAFEGALDRFAQFFIAPLFSQEFTDREKNAVDSEHAKNLENDRWRFFQLWRNHYNPEHPAHHFSTGNAETLAGIQREEFIEFYNTYYSANQMALALVAPNPVSEMKEWVHAYFSEIENKGLERVRFPEDFILPKDALRLIEIEPIQDLRELTLEFAMPSFLEQFLSKSHSLISYQLGYEGEGSLLSALKEAGWATGLGSGFSLDTADYGSLSIQVSLTPAGLEHYRSVIEMIFSYIELMRQSPYPTTLFSERQTMARLEELYGDKGEGANRAVALANNLRVHDIEIAERVNYLWTEPDPEHYFALLDHIRPQTMMVSLTAKGLEVDQQEPIYGTPYRYTETPGSFFEGLQTPALQKGLRLPSPNPFVPESVKLLAERPVKLLDEPGLELYYSQDQTFQRPKVAIQFKIRHPEAFPTLEHAVLKDFYADVVRESLNELAYPARMAGLGYSIASGAEGLYLTLSGYSESAMSLLNEILDAMLKVEVPVERFEAIQDLTVRSLENFPKGDAWVIARDAKRELTTEVYFTPSQRLTVARDIELEDVQAFAKVLFAQAHVESLIHGNVTAEEAVSAARLIQARLDYAPLERSELFDNGALVLDSGIIAERSLKLEVSNSAYWSEYGLGSDEPEVRAAALILNNFIAEPYYSEMRTQQQLGYIVSAFAGREEQQYFLYFVIQSGQYAADELQQRSEAFISTLPAQFASLPSDAFERLREAAIALVEQKPKSIAEKAGGFFEKAYELDLDFDRTERSVRALREVTHAQVLERLTRALSPEHSTRRMVLAFGREHEGNQSVNDSFSASSWKAEQRFE comes from the coding sequence ATGATGAAATTGCCGAATTTTCTGTTGTTGATTTTGTGTTTGCTGCCTTGCTGGGCGCTGGGTGTTGCGGAACTGCCCGAAAAACATCCATTGGATGAAACCGAGACGGAACGATTTGTTCTGCCTAATGGACTCCGGGTATTGCTGGTTTCCGATCCGAAACTGGATCAGGCTGCAGCCTCGATGTCGATTGGTGTAGGATCGATGAGCGATCCGGATGAGCGGGCTGGGCTTGCGCATTTCCTTGAACACATGCTGTTTTTGGGGACGGAGAAATTTCCTGATGCGTCGGAATACGGCAACTATCTCCGAAGCAATGGTGGATACTCCAATGCCTACACGGCAGGGGATCACACCAATTACCACTTTGAAGTTTATCCCTTTGCTTTTGAGGGAGCACTGGACCGCTTTGCCCAATTTTTTATTGCGCCACTGTTTTCCCAGGAATTTACGGATCGGGAAAAAAACGCGGTGGACTCGGAGCACGCCAAAAATCTGGAAAATGACCGTTGGCGCTTCTTCCAGTTATGGCGCAATCACTACAACCCTGAACACCCCGCCCATCATTTTTCCACCGGAAATGCCGAGACACTTGCGGGCATCCAGCGGGAGGAATTCATCGAGTTCTACAATACCTATTACAGTGCCAATCAAATGGCCCTGGCACTGGTGGCACCGAATCCGGTGAGCGAAATGAAAGAATGGGTGCATGCCTATTTTAGTGAAATTGAAAACAAGGGACTGGAACGCGTGCGCTTCCCGGAAGATTTCATCCTTCCGAAGGACGCCTTGCGCCTGATTGAGATCGAACCGATACAGGACCTGCGGGAGTTGACGCTGGAATTCGCGATGCCTTCCTTTCTCGAGCAATTTCTGAGTAAATCTCACTCTCTGATCAGCTATCAGCTGGGCTACGAAGGGGAAGGCAGTCTGCTGTCGGCGTTGAAAGAAGCCGGGTGGGCGACTGGCTTGGGTTCGGGATTTTCCCTCGACACGGCTGACTATGGTTCGCTTTCGATTCAGGTGAGCCTTACTCCGGCAGGACTCGAGCACTACCGCTCGGTCATCGAGATGATTTTTTCGTACATTGAACTCATGCGCCAGTCACCGTATCCGACCACACTCTTTTCGGAGCGTCAGACCATGGCACGGCTGGAAGAACTCTATGGAGACAAGGGCGAAGGGGCAAACCGGGCAGTTGCACTGGCCAACAACCTGCGCGTGCACGATATCGAAATTGCAGAGCGCGTGAACTACCTGTGGACGGAGCCAGATCCTGAACACTATTTTGCGCTGCTCGATCACATTCGACCGCAAACCATGATGGTTTCGCTTACTGCCAAGGGCCTGGAAGTGGACCAGCAGGAACCGATCTACGGGACGCCATACCGCTACACCGAAACACCAGGATCATTTTTCGAAGGACTGCAAACTCCAGCGCTTCAGAAAGGGCTTCGACTGCCAAGTCCCAATCCCTTTGTACCAGAATCGGTAAAGCTGCTGGCAGAGCGTCCGGTAAAGTTGCTGGATGAGCCGGGTCTGGAGCTGTATTATTCGCAGGACCAAACCTTTCAGCGACCGAAGGTTGCGATCCAGTTCAAGATTCGTCATCCGGAGGCATTTCCGACGCTGGAACATGCGGTGTTAAAGGATTTCTACGCTGATGTTGTGAGGGAATCCCTGAATGAACTGGCCTATCCTGCTCGCATGGCTGGACTGGGGTACTCCATCGCTTCGGGCGCAGAAGGATTGTATCTCACCCTGAGCGGGTACAGTGAATCCGCGATGTCGCTGCTGAATGAGATTCTGGATGCGATGTTGAAGGTCGAAGTTCCGGTGGAACGCTTTGAGGCCATTCAGGATCTCACCGTGCGTTCGCTGGAAAACTTTCCGAAAGGGGATGCCTGGGTTATCGCGCGGGATGCCAAGCGGGAGTTGACCACGGAAGTGTACTTCACCCCGTCCCAGCGCCTGACTGTCGCCCGGGATATTGAACTGGAGGACGTGCAGGCATTTGCGAAGGTGCTCTTTGCGCAGGCTCATGTGGAGTCTCTGATTCACGGAAATGTGACTGCTGAAGAAGCGGTGTCGGCCGCACGACTGATTCAGGCGCGCCTGGACTACGCGCCACTTGAGCGGAGCGAGCTGTTCGACAACGGAGCACTGGTGCTTGATTCAGGTATCATCGCGGAGCGTTCCTTAAAGCTTGAGGTCAGCAATTCCGCATACTGGAGCGAATATGGACTGGGATCGGATGAACCTGAGGTGCGTGCTGCGGCATTGATCCTCAACAATTTCATTGCCGAACCCTATTATTCGGAGATGCGCACGCAGCAGCAGTTGGGCTATATTGTCAGTGCCTTTGCTGGGCGCGAAGAGCAGCAGTATTTTCTCTATTTTGTGATTCAGTCAGGGCAGTACGCTGCCGACGAGCTGCAGCAGCGTTCAGAAGCGTTTATTTCCACATTGCCAGCACAGTTTGCATCGCTTCCATCGGATGCATTTGAACGACTGCGGGAGGCCGCGATCGCATTGGTTGAACAAAAACCGAAAAGCATCGCGGAAAAGGCAGGCGGATTTTTTGAAAAAGCCTATGAGTTGGATCTGGATTTTGATCGCACGGAACGTTCGGTACGTGCACTGCGGGAAGTCACGCATGCGCAGGTGTTGGAGCGCCTGACACGTGCACTGAGTCCCGAACACTCAACCCGGCGCATGGTATTGGCATTTGGCAGGGAACACGAGGGAAACCAATCCGTGAATGACTCGTTTTCTGCATCTTCATGGAAGGCAGAACAGCGCTTTGAATGA
- a CDS encoding ABC transporter ATP-binding protein, with protein sequence MQTSHPPHSPSSPSVNTDDGVRVSDLRVDYGAFTAVDGISFHIPPGEIFGLVGPNGAGKTSTIKVLATLLMPTYGEVSMFGVDVLDHPDEVHRWLGYMPDLAPIIGDLKVWEFVDLFASAYGWNAGTRRERVEQCLRQVEMWDSRNTFGKGLSRGMMQRVVLAKTLLPNPRVLLLDEPASGMDPIARIQLKDILQGLRKQGTIVLISSHILTELADMCTSVGIMHKGHMRYVGPIDKVSETMTGSPTRHLLIEVMRGNGKELEARLQNDSRVQSWRPLSADTYDLVFSGDDQAQAMFVRDLVMTDIGLLNFTRKSTLESALKALSEES encoded by the coding sequence ATGCAAACCAGTCATCCCCCACACTCACCTTCCAGCCCTTCGGTCAACACCGATGATGGCGTGCGCGTTTCCGACCTTCGCGTGGACTACGGTGCCTTCACCGCCGTCGATGGAATCAGTTTTCACATTCCCCCCGGAGAGATATTTGGACTGGTTGGTCCAAATGGTGCGGGTAAGACAAGCACGATCAAGGTACTGGCGACCTTGCTGATGCCGACCTATGGCGAGGTCAGCATGTTTGGGGTGGATGTGCTCGACCACCCGGACGAAGTTCACCGTTGGCTGGGATACATGCCGGACCTCGCTCCGATCATTGGAGACCTGAAAGTCTGGGAGTTTGTGGATCTTTTTGCTTCGGCCTACGGGTGGAATGCAGGAACGCGCCGTGAACGTGTGGAGCAGTGCCTGCGCCAAGTCGAAATGTGGGACAGTCGCAATACCTTTGGCAAAGGACTTTCCCGTGGCATGATGCAGCGCGTGGTGCTCGCCAAAACCCTGTTGCCGAATCCAAGGGTACTCCTGCTCGATGAACCTGCCAGTGGCATGGACCCGATTGCCCGCATCCAGCTCAAGGACATTCTTCAGGGCTTGCGTAAGCAGGGTACCATCGTGCTGATCTCCTCGCACATTCTGACGGAGCTGGCAGACATGTGCACCTCGGTTGGCATCATGCACAAAGGGCACATGCGCTACGTCGGACCCATCGACAAGGTGTCGGAGACCATGACGGGAAGCCCTACGCGGCATTTGCTGATCGAAGTAATGCGTGGAAATGGGAAGGAACTGGAAGCCAGGCTGCAAAACGACTCACGCGTGCAGAGCTGGCGTCCCCTCTCCGCAGATACTTACGACCTTGTGTTTTCCGGAGATGATCAGGCCCAGGCAATGTTTGTGCGGGATCTGGTGATGACGGATATCGGGTTACTGAATTTTACCCGGAAATCCACCCTCGAATCGGCGTTGAAGGCGCTTTCTGAAGAATCATGA